A genomic region of Stigmatopora nigra isolate UIUO_SnigA chromosome 16, RoL_Snig_1.1, whole genome shotgun sequence contains the following coding sequences:
- the unm_hu7910 gene encoding uncharacterized protein unm_hu7910 isoform X6 — translation MQRYRAYGVSSGEEAEEEEPQCTQEAPETPEEPVVHLEALDHDLCQTDGKPSPPPPLSESKRVEKPQGGAAGTGVKYSLFTWFAVLALLGVWSSVAVVYFDIVDYDGVMARARDFRSNFTQVLQGKLSAYDADGDGDFDAEDAKVLLDDRKLKGPRGKQAYRRALRRMDPHPEEAELREEEIPEEGLWSKNATPGVPVRDQVLRSVLREELGHAQELTEARRIARLALSEIQTLLAQDELGREAARRVQVENLELARERLRLEKERLGLEKERLELDKTRAEADRENLTWEKIQREKSREEERAELEKVAGEKERAERERAEAEKVAAAEKAAAEKVAAAEKAAAEKAAAEKAAAEKAAVIAAEKERAEKERLQRERLALQNKAAQDRERLEKLEREREKEEEEDREQKKEAEARSEERRADLARRDAADKERLARERARLAQEKATREKEKEREKEREKERELALRLSREKAAREKAQAERAEVRREKLADKTPPVMRKK, via the exons ATGCAGCGCTACCGGGCTTACGGCGTCTCCTcgggggaggaggcggaggaggaggagccccAGTGCACCCAGGAGGCCCCAGAAACTCCTGAGGAGCCCGTCGTACACCTGGAGGCCTTGGACCACGACCTCTGCCAGACAG ATGGCAAGCCGTCTCCGCCGCCGCCTTTGTCGGAAAGCAAGAGAGTGGAGAAGCCGCAAGGAGGCGCCGCGGGGACTGGCGTCAAGTATTCTCTCTTCACCTGGTTCGCCGTGCTGGCGCTCTTGGGCGTCTGGAGCTCCGTGGCCGTCGTCTATTTTGACATCGTGGACTACGACGGCGTCATGG CCAGAGCTCGGGACTTTCGCTCAAACTTTACCCAAGTTTTACAAG GAAAGCTGTCGGCGTACGACGCGGACGGAGACGGCGACTTTGACGCCGAGGATGCCAAAGTCCTGCTGG ATGATAGGAAGTTGAAAGGTCCCCGCGGGAAACAAGCCTACAGGAGAG CGCTCCGCCGAATGGACCCACACCCCGAGGAGGCGGAGCTCCGTGAAG AAGAGATTCCGGAAGAAGGCCTTTGGAGCAAGAACGCCACCCCAG GGGTTCCCGTCCGGGACCAGGTCTTGCGCTCCGTCCTGCGAGAAGAACTGGGCCACGCGCAGGAGTTGACGGAGGCCCGGAGGATCGCTCGCCTGGCGCTCTCCGAGATCCAGACCCTCCTGGCCCAGGACGAGCTGGGCCGGGAGGCGGCCCGGCGCGTCCAGGTGGAGAACCTGGAGCTGGCCCGGGAACGACTCCGGCTGGAAAAGGAGCGCCTGGGCCTGGAGAAGGAGCGCCTGGAGCTGGACAAGACCAGGGCGGAGGCCGACAGAGAGAACTTGACCTGGGAGAAGATCCAGAGGGAGAAGTCCCGGGAGGAGGAGAGGGCGGAGCTGGAGaaggtggccggggaaaaggaaAGGGCCGAGAGGGAGAGGGCGGAGGCCGAGAAGGTCGCCGCCGCCGAAAAGGCCGCTGCCGAGAAGGTCGCCGCCGCCGAAAAGGCCGCTGCCGAGAAG GCCGCTGCCGAGAAGGCCGCCGCTGAGAAAGCCGCCGTCATCGCCGCTGAGAAGGAAAGGGCCGAGAAAGAGAGGCTGCAGCGAGAGCGACTGGCTTTGCAAAACAAAGCCGCCCAAGATCGAGAACGACTGGAGAAGTTGGAGCGCGAAcgggagaaagaggaggaggaggacagggAGCAAAAGAAGGAGGCGGAGGCTCGCTCGGAGGAGAGGAGAGCCGACCTGGCCCGGCGCGACGCGGCCGACAAAGAACGCCTggccagagagagagcgagactgGCGCAGGAGAAGGCGACCAGAGAAAAGGAAAAGGAGAGGGAAAAGGAGAGGGAGAAGGAGAGGGAGCTAGCGCTGCGACTCTCCCGCGAAAAAGCCGCCCGCGAAAAGGCGCAGGCCGAGCGCGCCGAAGTCCGCCGGGAGAAGCTTGCCGACAAAACGCCGCCCGTTATGAGGAAGAAGTGA
- the unm_hu7910 gene encoding uncharacterized protein unm_hu7910 isoform X5, producing the protein MQRYRAYGVSSGEEAEEEEPQCTQEAPETPEEPVVHLEALDHDLCQTDGKPSPPPPLSESKRVEKPQGGAAGTGVKYSLFTWFAVLALLGVWSSVAVVYFDIVDYDGVMGKLSAYDADGDGDFDAEDAKVLLDDRKLKGPRGKQAYRRALRRMDPHPEEAELREEEIPEEGLWSKNATPGVPVRDQVLRSVLREELGHAQELTEARRIARLALSEIQTLLAQDELGREAARRVQVENLELARERLRLEKERLGLEKERLELDKTRAEADRENLTWEKIQREKSREEERAELEKVAGEKERAERERAEAEKVAAAEKAAAEKVAAAEKAAAEKVAAAEKAAAEKVAAAEKAAAEKAAAEKAAVIAAEKERAEKERLQRERLALQNKAAQDRERLEKLEREREKEEEEDREQKKEAEARSEERRADLARRDAADKERLARERARLAQEKATREKEKEREKEREKERELALRLSREKAAREKAQAERAEVRREKLADKTPPVMRKK; encoded by the exons ATGCAGCGCTACCGGGCTTACGGCGTCTCCTcgggggaggaggcggaggaggaggagccccAGTGCACCCAGGAGGCCCCAGAAACTCCTGAGGAGCCCGTCGTACACCTGGAGGCCTTGGACCACGACCTCTGCCAGACAG ATGGCAAGCCGTCTCCGCCGCCGCCTTTGTCGGAAAGCAAGAGAGTGGAGAAGCCGCAAGGAGGCGCCGCGGGGACTGGCGTCAAGTATTCTCTCTTCACCTGGTTCGCCGTGCTGGCGCTCTTGGGCGTCTGGAGCTCCGTGGCCGTCGTCTATTTTGACATCGTGGACTACGACGGCGTCATGG GAAAGCTGTCGGCGTACGACGCGGACGGAGACGGCGACTTTGACGCCGAGGATGCCAAAGTCCTGCTGG ATGATAGGAAGTTGAAAGGTCCCCGCGGGAAACAAGCCTACAGGAGAG CGCTCCGCCGAATGGACCCACACCCCGAGGAGGCGGAGCTCCGTGAAG AAGAGATTCCGGAAGAAGGCCTTTGGAGCAAGAACGCCACCCCAG GGGTTCCCGTCCGGGACCAGGTCTTGCGCTCCGTCCTGCGAGAAGAACTGGGCCACGCGCAGGAGTTGACGGAGGCCCGGAGGATCGCTCGCCTGGCGCTCTCCGAGATCCAGACCCTCCTGGCCCAGGACGAGCTGGGCCGGGAGGCGGCCCGGCGCGTCCAGGTGGAGAACCTGGAGCTGGCCCGGGAACGACTCCGGCTGGAAAAGGAGCGCCTGGGCCTGGAGAAGGAGCGCCTGGAGCTGGACAAGACCAGGGCGGAGGCCGACAGAGAGAACTTGACCTGGGAGAAGATCCAGAGGGAGAAGTCCCGGGAGGAGGAGAGGGCGGAGCTGGAGaaggtggccggggaaaaggaaAGGGCCGAGAGGGAGAGGGCGGAGGCCGAGAAGGTCGCCGCCGCCGAAAAGGCCGCTGCCGAGAAGGTCGCCGCCGCCGAAAAGGCCGCTGCCGAGAAGGTCGCCGCCGCCGAAAAGGCCGCTGCCGAGAAGGTCGCCGCCGCCGAAAAGGCCGCTGCCGAGAAGGCCGCCGCTGAGAAAGCCGCCGTCATCGCCGCTGAGAAGGAAAGGGCCGAGAAAGAGAGGCTGCAGCGAGAGCGACTGGCTTTGCAAAACAAAGCCGCCCAAGATCGAGAACGACTGGAGAAGTTGGAGCGCGAAcgggagaaagaggaggaggaggacagggAGCAAAAGAAGGAGGCGGAGGCTCGCTCGGAGGAGAGGAGAGCCGACCTGGCCCGGCGCGACGCGGCCGACAAAGAACGCCTggccagagagagagcgagactgGCGCAGGAGAAGGCGACCAGAGAAAAGGAAAAGGAGAGGGAAAAGGAGAGGGAGAAGGAGAGGGAGCTAGCGCTGCGACTCTCCCGCGAAAAAGCCGCCCGCGAAAAGGCGCAGGCCGAGCGCGCCGAAGTCCGCCGGGAGAAGCTTGCCGACAAAACGCCGCCCGTTATGAGGAAGAAGTGA
- the unm_hu7910 gene encoding uncharacterized protein unm_hu7910 isoform X12 — MQRYRAYGVSSGEEAEEEEPQCTQEAPETPEEPVVHLEALDHDLCQTDGKPSPPPPLSESKRVEKPQGGAAGTGVKYSLFTWFAVLALLGVWSSVAVVYFDIVDYDGVMARARDFRSNFTQVLQGKLSAYDADGDGDFDAEDAKVLLGVPVRDQVLRSVLREELGHAQELTEARRIARLALSEIQTLLAQDELGREAARRVQVENLELARERLRLEKERLGLEKERLELDKTRAEADRENLTWEKIQREKSREEERAELEKVAGEKERAERERAEAEKVAAAEKAAAEKVAAAEKAAAEKVAAAEKAAAEKVAAAEKAAAEKAAAEKAAVIAAEKERAEKERLQRERLALQNKAAQDRERLEKLEREREKEEEEDREQKKEAEARSEERRADLARRDAADKERLARERARLAQEKATREKEKEREKEREKERELALRLSREKAAREKAQAERAEVRREKLADKTPPVMRKK; from the exons ATGCAGCGCTACCGGGCTTACGGCGTCTCCTcgggggaggaggcggaggaggaggagccccAGTGCACCCAGGAGGCCCCAGAAACTCCTGAGGAGCCCGTCGTACACCTGGAGGCCTTGGACCACGACCTCTGCCAGACAG ATGGCAAGCCGTCTCCGCCGCCGCCTTTGTCGGAAAGCAAGAGAGTGGAGAAGCCGCAAGGAGGCGCCGCGGGGACTGGCGTCAAGTATTCTCTCTTCACCTGGTTCGCCGTGCTGGCGCTCTTGGGCGTCTGGAGCTCCGTGGCCGTCGTCTATTTTGACATCGTGGACTACGACGGCGTCATGG CCAGAGCTCGGGACTTTCGCTCAAACTTTACCCAAGTTTTACAAG GAAAGCTGTCGGCGTACGACGCGGACGGAGACGGCGACTTTGACGCCGAGGATGCCAAAGTCCTGCTGG GGGTTCCCGTCCGGGACCAGGTCTTGCGCTCCGTCCTGCGAGAAGAACTGGGCCACGCGCAGGAGTTGACGGAGGCCCGGAGGATCGCTCGCCTGGCGCTCTCCGAGATCCAGACCCTCCTGGCCCAGGACGAGCTGGGCCGGGAGGCGGCCCGGCGCGTCCAGGTGGAGAACCTGGAGCTGGCCCGGGAACGACTCCGGCTGGAAAAGGAGCGCCTGGGCCTGGAGAAGGAGCGCCTGGAGCTGGACAAGACCAGGGCGGAGGCCGACAGAGAGAACTTGACCTGGGAGAAGATCCAGAGGGAGAAGTCCCGGGAGGAGGAGAGGGCGGAGCTGGAGaaggtggccggggaaaaggaaAGGGCCGAGAGGGAGAGGGCGGAGGCCGAGAAGGTCGCCGCCGCCGAAAAGGCCGCTGCCGAGAAGGTCGCCGCCGCCGAAAAGGCCGCTGCCGAGAAGGTCGCCGCCGCCGAAAAGGCCGCTGCCGAGAAGGTCGCCGCCGCCGAAAAGGCCGCTGCCGAGAAGGCCGCCGCTGAGAAAGCCGCCGTCATCGCCGCTGAGAAGGAAAGGGCCGAGAAAGAGAGGCTGCAGCGAGAGCGACTGGCTTTGCAAAACAAAGCCGCCCAAGATCGAGAACGACTGGAGAAGTTGGAGCGCGAAcgggagaaagaggaggaggaggacagggAGCAAAAGAAGGAGGCGGAGGCTCGCTCGGAGGAGAGGAGAGCCGACCTGGCCCGGCGCGACGCGGCCGACAAAGAACGCCTggccagagagagagcgagactgGCGCAGGAGAAGGCGACCAGAGAAAAGGAAAAGGAGAGGGAAAAGGAGAGGGAGAAGGAGAGGGAGCTAGCGCTGCGACTCTCCCGCGAAAAAGCCGCCCGCGAAAAGGCGCAGGCCGAGCGCGCCGAAGTCCGCCGGGAGAAGCTTGCCGACAAAACGCCGCCCGTTATGAGGAAGAAGTGA
- the unm_hu7910 gene encoding uncharacterized protein unm_hu7910 isoform X4, whose translation MQRYRAYGVSSGEEAEEEEPQCTQEAPETPEEPVVHLEALDHDLCQTDGKPSPPPPLSESKRVEKPQGGAAGTGVKYSLFTWFAVLALLGVWSSVAVVYFDIVDYDGVMARARDFRSNFTQVLQGKLSAYDADGDGDFDAEDAKVLLDDRKLKGPRGKQAYRRALRRMDPHPEEAELREEEIPEEGLWSKNATPGVPVRDQVLRSVLREELGHAQELTEARRIARLALSEIQTLLAQDELGREAARRVQVENLELARERLRLEKERLGLEKERLELDKTRAEADRENLTWEKIQREKSREEERAELEKVAGEKERAERERAEAEKVAAAEKAAAEKVAAAEKAAAEKVAAAEKAAAEKAAAEKAAVIAAEKERAEKERLQRERLALQNKAAQDRERLEKLEREREKEEEEDREQKKEAEARSEERRADLARRDAADKERLARERARLAQEKATREKEKEREKEREKERELALRLSREKAAREKAQAERAEVRREKLADKTPPVMRKK comes from the exons ATGCAGCGCTACCGGGCTTACGGCGTCTCCTcgggggaggaggcggaggaggaggagccccAGTGCACCCAGGAGGCCCCAGAAACTCCTGAGGAGCCCGTCGTACACCTGGAGGCCTTGGACCACGACCTCTGCCAGACAG ATGGCAAGCCGTCTCCGCCGCCGCCTTTGTCGGAAAGCAAGAGAGTGGAGAAGCCGCAAGGAGGCGCCGCGGGGACTGGCGTCAAGTATTCTCTCTTCACCTGGTTCGCCGTGCTGGCGCTCTTGGGCGTCTGGAGCTCCGTGGCCGTCGTCTATTTTGACATCGTGGACTACGACGGCGTCATGG CCAGAGCTCGGGACTTTCGCTCAAACTTTACCCAAGTTTTACAAG GAAAGCTGTCGGCGTACGACGCGGACGGAGACGGCGACTTTGACGCCGAGGATGCCAAAGTCCTGCTGG ATGATAGGAAGTTGAAAGGTCCCCGCGGGAAACAAGCCTACAGGAGAG CGCTCCGCCGAATGGACCCACACCCCGAGGAGGCGGAGCTCCGTGAAG AAGAGATTCCGGAAGAAGGCCTTTGGAGCAAGAACGCCACCCCAG GGGTTCCCGTCCGGGACCAGGTCTTGCGCTCCGTCCTGCGAGAAGAACTGGGCCACGCGCAGGAGTTGACGGAGGCCCGGAGGATCGCTCGCCTGGCGCTCTCCGAGATCCAGACCCTCCTGGCCCAGGACGAGCTGGGCCGGGAGGCGGCCCGGCGCGTCCAGGTGGAGAACCTGGAGCTGGCCCGGGAACGACTCCGGCTGGAAAAGGAGCGCCTGGGCCTGGAGAAGGAGCGCCTGGAGCTGGACAAGACCAGGGCGGAGGCCGACAGAGAGAACTTGACCTGGGAGAAGATCCAGAGGGAGAAGTCCCGGGAGGAGGAGAGGGCGGAGCTGGAGaaggtggccggggaaaaggaaAGGGCCGAGAGGGAGAGGGCGGAGGCCGAGAAGGTCGCCGCCGCCGAAAAGGCCGCTGCCGAGAAGGTCGCCGCCGCCGAAAAGGCCGCTGCCGAGAAGGTCGCCGCCGCCGAAAAGGCCGCTGCCGAGAAG GCCGCCGCTGAGAAAGCCGCCGTCATCGCCGCTGAGAAGGAAAGGGCCGAGAAAGAGAGGCTGCAGCGAGAGCGACTGGCTTTGCAAAACAAAGCCGCCCAAGATCGAGAACGACTGGAGAAGTTGGAGCGCGAAcgggagaaagaggaggaggaggacagggAGCAAAAGAAGGAGGCGGAGGCTCGCTCGGAGGAGAGGAGAGCCGACCTGGCCCGGCGCGACGCGGCCGACAAAGAACGCCTggccagagagagagcgagactgGCGCAGGAGAAGGCGACCAGAGAAAAGGAAAAGGAGAGGGAAAAGGAGAGGGAGAAGGAGAGGGAGCTAGCGCTGCGACTCTCCCGCGAAAAAGCCGCCCGCGAAAAGGCGCAGGCCGAGCGCGCCGAAGTCCGCCGGGAGAAGCTTGCCGACAAAACGCCGCCCGTTATGAGGAAGAAGTGA
- the unm_hu7910 gene encoding uncharacterized protein unm_hu7910 isoform X3 — translation MQRYRAYGVSSGEEAEEEEPQCTQEAPETPEEPVVHLEALDHDLCQTDGKPSPPPPLSESKRVEKPQGGAAGTGVKYSLFTWFAVLALLGVWSSVAVVYFDIVDYDGVMARARDFRSNFTQVLQGKLSAYDADGDGDFDAEDAKVLLDDRKLKGPRGKQAYRRALRRMDPHPEEAELREEEIPEEGLWSKNATPGVPVRDQVLRSVLREELGHAQELTEARRIARLALSEIQTLLAQDELGREAARRVQVENLELARERLRLEKERLGLEKERLELDKTRAEADRENLTWEKIQREKSREEERAELEKVAGEKERAERERAEAEKVAAAEKAAAEKVAAAEKAAAEKVAAAEKAAAEKVAAAEKAAAEKAAAEKAAVIAAEKERAEKERLQRERLALQNKAAQDRERLEKLEREREKEEEEDREQKKEAEARSEERRADLARRDAADKERLARERARLAQEKATREKEKEREKEREKERELALRLSREKAAREKAQAERAEVRREKLADKTPPVMRKK, via the exons ATGCAGCGCTACCGGGCTTACGGCGTCTCCTcgggggaggaggcggaggaggaggagccccAGTGCACCCAGGAGGCCCCAGAAACTCCTGAGGAGCCCGTCGTACACCTGGAGGCCTTGGACCACGACCTCTGCCAGACAG ATGGCAAGCCGTCTCCGCCGCCGCCTTTGTCGGAAAGCAAGAGAGTGGAGAAGCCGCAAGGAGGCGCCGCGGGGACTGGCGTCAAGTATTCTCTCTTCACCTGGTTCGCCGTGCTGGCGCTCTTGGGCGTCTGGAGCTCCGTGGCCGTCGTCTATTTTGACATCGTGGACTACGACGGCGTCATGG CCAGAGCTCGGGACTTTCGCTCAAACTTTACCCAAGTTTTACAAG GAAAGCTGTCGGCGTACGACGCGGACGGAGACGGCGACTTTGACGCCGAGGATGCCAAAGTCCTGCTGG ATGATAGGAAGTTGAAAGGTCCCCGCGGGAAACAAGCCTACAGGAGAG CGCTCCGCCGAATGGACCCACACCCCGAGGAGGCGGAGCTCCGTGAAG AAGAGATTCCGGAAGAAGGCCTTTGGAGCAAGAACGCCACCCCAG GGGTTCCCGTCCGGGACCAGGTCTTGCGCTCCGTCCTGCGAGAAGAACTGGGCCACGCGCAGGAGTTGACGGAGGCCCGGAGGATCGCTCGCCTGGCGCTCTCCGAGATCCAGACCCTCCTGGCCCAGGACGAGCTGGGCCGGGAGGCGGCCCGGCGCGTCCAGGTGGAGAACCTGGAGCTGGCCCGGGAACGACTCCGGCTGGAAAAGGAGCGCCTGGGCCTGGAGAAGGAGCGCCTGGAGCTGGACAAGACCAGGGCGGAGGCCGACAGAGAGAACTTGACCTGGGAGAAGATCCAGAGGGAGAAGTCCCGGGAGGAGGAGAGGGCGGAGCTGGAGaaggtggccggggaaaaggaaAGGGCCGAGAGGGAGAGGGCGGAGGCCGAGAAGGTCGCCGCCGCCGAAAAGGCCGCTGCCGAGAAGGTCGCCGCCGCCGAAAAGGCCGCTGCCGAGAAGGTCGCCGCCGCCGAAAAGGCCGCTGCCGAGAAGGTCGCCGCCGCCGAAAAGGCCGCTGCCGAGAAGGCCGCCGCTGAGAAAGCCGCCGTCATCGCCGCTGAGAAGGAAAGGGCCGAGAAAGAGAGGCTGCAGCGAGAGCGACTGGCTTTGCAAAACAAAGCCGCCCAAGATCGAGAACGACTGGAGAAGTTGGAGCGCGAAcgggagaaagaggaggaggaggacagggAGCAAAAGAAGGAGGCGGAGGCTCGCTCGGAGGAGAGGAGAGCCGACCTGGCCCGGCGCGACGCGGCCGACAAAGAACGCCTggccagagagagagcgagactgGCGCAGGAGAAGGCGACCAGAGAAAAGGAAAAGGAGAGGGAAAAGGAGAGGGAGAAGGAGAGGGAGCTAGCGCTGCGACTCTCCCGCGAAAAAGCCGCCCGCGAAAAGGCGCAGGCCGAGCGCGCCGAAGTCCGCCGGGAGAAGCTTGCCGACAAAACGCCGCCCGTTATGAGGAAGAAGTGA
- the unm_hu7910 gene encoding uncharacterized protein unm_hu7910 isoform X10, producing the protein MAPKKSPKTHPKKDGKPSPPPPLSESKRVEKPQGGAAGTGVKYSLFTWFAVLALLGVWSSVAVVYFDIVDYDGVMARARDFRSNFTQVLQGKLSAYDADGDGDFDAEDAKVLLDDRKLKGPRGKQAYRRALRRMDPHPEEAELREEEIPEEGLWSKNATPGVPVRDQVLRSVLREELGHAQELTEARRIARLALSEIQTLLAQDELGREAARRVQVENLELARERLRLEKERLGLEKERLELDKTRAEADRENLTWEKIQREKSREEERAELEKVAGEKERAERERAEAEKVAAAEKAAAEKVAAAEKAAAEKVAAAEKAAAEKVAAAEKAAAEKAAAEKAAVIAAEKERAEKERLQRERLALQNKAAQDRERLEKLEREREKEEEEDREQKKEAEARSEERRADLARRDAADKERLARERARLAQEKATREKEKEREKEREKERELALRLSREKAAREKAQAERAEVRREKLADKTPPVMRKK; encoded by the exons ATGGCTCCGAAGAAAAGTCCCAAAACGCATCCGAAAAAAG ATGGCAAGCCGTCTCCGCCGCCGCCTTTGTCGGAAAGCAAGAGAGTGGAGAAGCCGCAAGGAGGCGCCGCGGGGACTGGCGTCAAGTATTCTCTCTTCACCTGGTTCGCCGTGCTGGCGCTCTTGGGCGTCTGGAGCTCCGTGGCCGTCGTCTATTTTGACATCGTGGACTACGACGGCGTCATGG CCAGAGCTCGGGACTTTCGCTCAAACTTTACCCAAGTTTTACAAG GAAAGCTGTCGGCGTACGACGCGGACGGAGACGGCGACTTTGACGCCGAGGATGCCAAAGTCCTGCTGG ATGATAGGAAGTTGAAAGGTCCCCGCGGGAAACAAGCCTACAGGAGAG CGCTCCGCCGAATGGACCCACACCCCGAGGAGGCGGAGCTCCGTGAAG AAGAGATTCCGGAAGAAGGCCTTTGGAGCAAGAACGCCACCCCAG GGGTTCCCGTCCGGGACCAGGTCTTGCGCTCCGTCCTGCGAGAAGAACTGGGCCACGCGCAGGAGTTGACGGAGGCCCGGAGGATCGCTCGCCTGGCGCTCTCCGAGATCCAGACCCTCCTGGCCCAGGACGAGCTGGGCCGGGAGGCGGCCCGGCGCGTCCAGGTGGAGAACCTGGAGCTGGCCCGGGAACGACTCCGGCTGGAAAAGGAGCGCCTGGGCCTGGAGAAGGAGCGCCTGGAGCTGGACAAGACCAGGGCGGAGGCCGACAGAGAGAACTTGACCTGGGAGAAGATCCAGAGGGAGAAGTCCCGGGAGGAGGAGAGGGCGGAGCTGGAGaaggtggccggggaaaaggaaAGGGCCGAGAGGGAGAGGGCGGAGGCCGAGAAGGTCGCCGCCGCCGAAAAGGCCGCTGCCGAGAAGGTCGCCGCCGCCGAAAAGGCCGCTGCCGAGAAGGTCGCCGCCGCCGAAAAGGCCGCTGCCGAGAAGGTCGCCGCCGCCGAAAAGGCCGCTGCCGAGAAGGCCGCCGCTGAGAAAGCCGCCGTCATCGCCGCTGAGAAGGAAAGGGCCGAGAAAGAGAGGCTGCAGCGAGAGCGACTGGCTTTGCAAAACAAAGCCGCCCAAGATCGAGAACGACTGGAGAAGTTGGAGCGCGAAcgggagaaagaggaggaggaggacagggAGCAAAAGAAGGAGGCGGAGGCTCGCTCGGAGGAGAGGAGAGCCGACCTGGCCCGGCGCGACGCGGCCGACAAAGAACGCCTggccagagagagagcgagactgGCGCAGGAGAAGGCGACCAGAGAAAAGGAAAAGGAGAGGGAAAAGGAGAGGGAGAAGGAGAGGGAGCTAGCGCTGCGACTCTCCCGCGAAAAAGCCGCCCGCGAAAAGGCGCAGGCCGAGCGCGCCGAAGTCCGCCGGGAGAAGCTTGCCGACAAAACGCCGCCCGTTATGAGGAAGAAGTGA
- the unm_hu7910 gene encoding uncharacterized protein unm_hu7910 isoform X11 — protein sequence MQRYRAYGVSSGEEAEEEEPQCTQEAPETPEEPVVHLEALDHDLCQTDGKPSPPPPLSESKRVEKPQGGAAGTGVKYSLFTWFAVLALLGVWSSVAVVYFDIVDYDGVMGKLSAYDADGDGDFDAEDAKVLLDDRKLKGPRGKQAYRRGVPVRDQVLRSVLREELGHAQELTEARRIARLALSEIQTLLAQDELGREAARRVQVENLELARERLRLEKERLGLEKERLELDKTRAEADRENLTWEKIQREKSREEERAELEKVAGEKERAERERAEAEKVAAAEKAAAEKVAAAEKAAAEKVAAAEKAAAEKVAAAEKAAAEKAAAEKAAVIAAEKERAEKERLQRERLALQNKAAQDRERLEKLEREREKEEEEDREQKKEAEARSEERRADLARRDAADKERLARERARLAQEKATREKEKEREKEREKERELALRLSREKAAREKAQAERAEVRREKLADKTPPVMRKK from the exons ATGCAGCGCTACCGGGCTTACGGCGTCTCCTcgggggaggaggcggaggaggaggagccccAGTGCACCCAGGAGGCCCCAGAAACTCCTGAGGAGCCCGTCGTACACCTGGAGGCCTTGGACCACGACCTCTGCCAGACAG ATGGCAAGCCGTCTCCGCCGCCGCCTTTGTCGGAAAGCAAGAGAGTGGAGAAGCCGCAAGGAGGCGCCGCGGGGACTGGCGTCAAGTATTCTCTCTTCACCTGGTTCGCCGTGCTGGCGCTCTTGGGCGTCTGGAGCTCCGTGGCCGTCGTCTATTTTGACATCGTGGACTACGACGGCGTCATGG GAAAGCTGTCGGCGTACGACGCGGACGGAGACGGCGACTTTGACGCCGAGGATGCCAAAGTCCTGCTGG ATGATAGGAAGTTGAAAGGTCCCCGCGGGAAACAAGCCTACAGGAGAG GGGTTCCCGTCCGGGACCAGGTCTTGCGCTCCGTCCTGCGAGAAGAACTGGGCCACGCGCAGGAGTTGACGGAGGCCCGGAGGATCGCTCGCCTGGCGCTCTCCGAGATCCAGACCCTCCTGGCCCAGGACGAGCTGGGCCGGGAGGCGGCCCGGCGCGTCCAGGTGGAGAACCTGGAGCTGGCCCGGGAACGACTCCGGCTGGAAAAGGAGCGCCTGGGCCTGGAGAAGGAGCGCCTGGAGCTGGACAAGACCAGGGCGGAGGCCGACAGAGAGAACTTGACCTGGGAGAAGATCCAGAGGGAGAAGTCCCGGGAGGAGGAGAGGGCGGAGCTGGAGaaggtggccggggaaaaggaaAGGGCCGAGAGGGAGAGGGCGGAGGCCGAGAAGGTCGCCGCCGCCGAAAAGGCCGCTGCCGAGAAGGTCGCCGCCGCCGAAAAGGCCGCTGCCGAGAAGGTCGCCGCCGCCGAAAAGGCCGCTGCCGAGAAGGTCGCCGCCGCCGAAAAGGCCGCTGCCGAGAAGGCCGCCGCTGAGAAAGCCGCCGTCATCGCCGCTGAGAAGGAAAGGGCCGAGAAAGAGAGGCTGCAGCGAGAGCGACTGGCTTTGCAAAACAAAGCCGCCCAAGATCGAGAACGACTGGAGAAGTTGGAGCGCGAAcgggagaaagaggaggaggaggacagggAGCAAAAGAAGGAGGCGGAGGCTCGCTCGGAGGAGAGGAGAGCCGACCTGGCCCGGCGCGACGCGGCCGACAAAGAACGCCTggccagagagagagcgagactgGCGCAGGAGAAGGCGACCAGAGAAAAGGAAAAGGAGAGGGAAAAGGAGAGGGAGAAGGAGAGGGAGCTAGCGCTGCGACTCTCCCGCGAAAAAGCCGCCCGCGAAAAGGCGCAGGCCGAGCGCGCCGAAGTCCGCCGGGAGAAGCTTGCCGACAAAACGCCGCCCGTTATGAGGAAGAAGTGA